The nucleotide sequence CTCGAGGTAAAGGCATCTATGTGATAAAACTCGATCAACATCGGTATAAAGATAAACCCAGTGCAGAATTTCTGCAATCTGAAAAGGTTTTCTTTACTGCTCTACTCAGCTTTACTATTATATTAGTAGTAAATAGCAGTCACTACAGGAGGAGGCCGATGGTCATTGCCGTACCAAAGGAGCATGAGAGCTGGGAGAACCGGGTCGCCCTGACGCCGGAGGGAGCCAAAAAGCTGGTTGATTCCACGTCCGCCCGGGTACTGATTGAGAAATCTGCAGGGGACACCGCGGGCTTCTCCGACCAGGATTATTCCGCAGCCGGGGCGGAGATCATGGAGAACAGGCAGGAACTTTTACAGAAAGCGGACATCCTGCTCAGGCTGGGGAAGCCTCCCGCCGGCGAGATTCCGCAAATGAAGCGGGATGCCTTCCACATCAGTTTCCTCGATCCCTACAACGAACAGGAGCTGGTACAGTCTCTTGCAGCCCGGAACATCAGCGCCTTCAGCATGGAAATGATTCCCCGCAGTACCCGGGCCCAGAAGATGGACGCCCTGAGCTCCCAGGCAAGCCTCGCCGGCTACGCGGCGGTAATCGAGGCAGCCAGGGAAATCAAGATGGCCTTTCCCATGATGATGACCCCCGCCGGGACAATCTCTCCCGTCCGGGTCTTCGTAATCGGCGCCGGGGTTGCAGGACTTCAGGCCATCGCCACGGCCAAACGGCTTGGAGCACGGGTAGAGGCTTACGACACCAGACCTGTGGTAGAAGAGCAGGTCGTCAGCCTGGGAGCCAAATTCGTCAAGATCGACCTGGGTGAGACGGGACAGACAAAGGACGGTTATGCCAGGGAGCTGAGCCCGGAACAGCTGGAAAAGCAGCGGGAACTGATGCAGCAATGCTGCATCGCCGCCGACGTGGTAATCACCACGGCCAAACTCTTCGGCCGCAAGGCCCCTCTCCTGATACCTCAGGCAAGCATAGAGGCCATGCGCCCCGGCTCGGTCATTGTCGACATGGCGGTTGATACCGGCGGCAACGCGGAGCTCTCCCGTCCCGGGGAGACCGTGAATCACAAAGGCGTACAAATCATCGGCCTTCAGAATTTTCCCGGGCAAGTTGCAAAGCACGCCAGCCAGATGTATTCCAACAACCTGGTCAATCTGCTGTTGGAGTTCTGGAAGGACGGCGACCCGAAACCGGTATTCGATCCGGCGGACGAAATTATTCAGGGAGCCCTGATTACCCGGGACGGTGCTGTTGTTCACCCGGGAATCCGCAAGATATACGGACTGGAGGATTAAATCATGGATATACGACTTGTTTTTATTCTGGTACTGGCGACCTTTCTGGGTTTCGAGCTGATCTCGAAAGTACCCTCCCAGCTGCATACTCCCCTGATGTCCGGCTCCAACGCCATTTCGGGCATTACCATTGTCGGGGCGCTTTTAAGCATGGTGGGGAGTTTCAGCGTTGAGGATAACATCATGCGCATTATACTGGGAACACTGGCAGTTACCTTCGCTACCATCAATGTCGTGGGAGGCTATCTGGTTACCGACCGCATGCTGCGCATGTTTGTAAAAAAGGAGAAAAAGTGATGTTCACCCTGCCCCTGGACCTGCAGAACCTGCTGTACATTATCGCCTCGGTCTTTTTCGTCATCGGCATCAAGATGCTCGGTAATCCGCAAAGTGCCCGTCGCGGCAACGCCCTCTCCGCCTTCGGCATGCTGGTCGCCATTATCACGGCCCTTTTGAGCGGACAGATCATCCACTGGCAGTGGATCGTTGTGGGTCTGGCTGCGGGAAGCATAATCGGCGCCCTGGCGGCGCGGCTGGTGGCCATGACCGCCATGCCGGAGATGGTTGCCCTCTTTAACGGCTTCGGCGGTATCGCAAGCCTTCTGGTCGGCTGGGCGGAGTTTCATAAGCTTCATACGGCAGAAGCACTGTTAGCCGCCTCCAACTTCCAGATCTTTATAATCCTGCTGACTGTCCTTATCGGCGGGGTCACCTTTTCCGGGTCCCTGATTGCCTGGGGCAAGCTGTCCGGGACCGTTCCCTCAAGACCCATTCAGTACCGGGGTCAGCGGATCGTAAACGGACTGATAGTCCTGTTGATTATCGGACTTTTTACGGTGCTGACCGGGCGACTGACCTTTACAGGATTTGAGAATTACAAGCTCTTTCTCGATATAGCCGCCCTGGCCCTGATTTTCGGCGTACTCTTCGTTATACCCATCGGCGGCGGCGACATGCCGGTGGTGATATCCCTGCTGAACTCCTACAGCGGCATGGCCGCCTGTGCCGCGGGCTTTGTCATCAACAACAACGTACTTATCGTCTCCGGTGCCCTGGTCGGCTCCTCCGGGATTATTCTGACCACC is from Marispirochaeta sp. and encodes:
- a CDS encoding Re/Si-specific NAD(P)(+) transhydrogenase subunit alpha, translated to MVIAVPKEHESWENRVALTPEGAKKLVDSTSARVLIEKSAGDTAGFSDQDYSAAGAEIMENRQELLQKADILLRLGKPPAGEIPQMKRDAFHISFLDPYNEQELVQSLAARNISAFSMEMIPRSTRAQKMDALSSQASLAGYAAVIEAAREIKMAFPMMMTPAGTISPVRVFVIGAGVAGLQAIATAKRLGARVEAYDTRPVVEEQVVSLGAKFVKIDLGETGQTKDGYARELSPEQLEKQRELMQQCCIAADVVITTAKLFGRKAPLLIPQASIEAMRPGSVIVDMAVDTGGNAELSRPGETVNHKGVQIIGLQNFPGQVAKHASQMYSNNLVNLLLEFWKDGDPKPVFDPADEIIQGALITRDGAVVHPGIRKIYGLED
- a CDS encoding NAD(P) transhydrogenase subunit alpha: MDIRLVFILVLATFLGFELISKVPSQLHTPLMSGSNAISGITIVGALLSMVGSFSVEDNIMRIILGTLAVTFATINVVGGYLVTDRMLRMFVKKEKK
- a CDS encoding NAD(P)(+) transhydrogenase (Re/Si-specific) subunit beta is translated as MFTLPLDLQNLLYIIASVFFVIGIKMLGNPQSARRGNALSAFGMLVAIITALLSGQIIHWQWIVVGLAAGSIIGALAARLVAMTAMPEMVALFNGFGGIASLLVGWAEFHKLHTAEALLAASNFQIFIILLTVLIGGVTFSGSLIAWGKLSGTVPSRPIQYRGQRIVNGLIVLLIIGLFTVLTGRLTFTGFENYKLFLDIAALALIFGVLFVIPIGGGDMPVVISLLNSYSGMAACAAGFVINNNVLIVSGALVGSSGIILTTIMCKAMNRSLTNVLFSGFGSVSTSTGTDSFQGEAKAISVDDAYYVLEAAKNVLIVPGYGMAVAQAQHAVQELATLLEKNDAEVNFAIHPVAGRMPGHMNVLLAEANVPYEKLKEMDDVNPRIENVDVAVVIGANDVVNPAARTVESSPIYGMPVINVDKARTVIVLKRSLNPGFAGIDNPLFFNENTRMLFGDAKATVQGLVAEFKN